Proteins from a genomic interval of Stenotrophomonas maltophilia R551-3:
- a CDS encoding (2Fe-2S)-binding protein, which produces MYVCICNGVTDHQIREAASHGVTSVAELTMRTGCGATCGSCLDMAGELLAKAHATHDLPLPVLGLAQVA; this is translated from the coding sequence GTGTACGTCTGCATCTGCAACGGAGTCACCGACCACCAGATCCGCGAAGCCGCCAGCCATGGCGTCACGTCGGTGGCCGAGCTGACCATGCGTACCGGCTGTGGCGCCACCTGCGGTTCCTGCCTGGACATGGCCGGCGAGCTGCTGGCCAAGGCGCACGCCACCCACGACCTGCCGTTGCCGGTGCTCGGCCTGGCACAGGTCGCCTGA
- a CDS encoding RNA pyrophosphohydrolase — protein sequence MIDPDGYRPNVGIVLMRQDGQVFWARRVRRDGWQFPQGGMNTDETPVEAMYRELQEETGLLPEHVEVLGATPGWLRYKLPARAIRRNERQVCIGQKQVWFLLRLTGDESHVCLDHTDSPEFDHWRWVDFWYPVEHVVMFKRGVYARALRHLAPLAQGVAGQGVTAMPKSAAEAWMPGHTAGHDRPRKRPRSRGYWPKKAQGDVPPT from the coding sequence GTGATCGATCCGGACGGCTATCGACCGAACGTCGGCATTGTGCTGATGCGGCAGGACGGCCAGGTGTTCTGGGCACGACGCGTGCGCCGGGACGGTTGGCAGTTCCCGCAGGGTGGCATGAATACCGACGAGACGCCTGTCGAGGCCATGTATCGTGAACTGCAGGAAGAGACCGGCCTGCTGCCTGAGCACGTGGAAGTGCTCGGGGCAACGCCCGGCTGGCTGCGCTACAAGCTGCCGGCGCGGGCCATCCGCCGCAACGAGCGGCAGGTCTGCATCGGCCAGAAGCAGGTCTGGTTCCTGCTGCGCCTGACCGGTGACGAATCCCATGTGTGCCTGGACCACACCGACTCGCCGGAGTTCGACCACTGGCGATGGGTGGATTTCTGGTACCCGGTGGAGCACGTGGTGATGTTCAAGCGCGGCGTCTACGCACGTGCTTTGCGACATCTGGCTCCGCTGGCCCAGGGGGTGGCCGGGCAGGGCGTCACGGCCATGCCCAAGAGCGCTGCCGAGGCCTGGATGCCTGGCCACACGGCTGGCCACGATCGCCCGCGAAAGCGTCCGCGCAGCCGCGGCTACTGGCCGAAGAAGGCGCAGGGCGACGTCCCGCCGACGTAA
- the rpsI gene encoding 30S ribosomal protein S9: MAITQNYGTGRRKSSTARVFLRKGSGNITVNGRPLDEFFGRETARMIVRQPLELTKNTESFDILVTAAGGGTTGQAGAIRLGIARALVEYDETLKSELRKAGFMTRDAREVERKKVGLHKARRATQFSKR; the protein is encoded by the coding sequence ATGGCTATCACTCAAAACTACGGCACTGGCCGCCGCAAGTCCTCCACCGCTCGCGTGTTCCTGCGCAAGGGTTCGGGCAACATCACCGTCAATGGCCGTCCGCTGGACGAGTTCTTCGGTCGTGAGACCGCGCGCATGATCGTGCGCCAGCCGCTCGAGCTGACCAAGAACACCGAAAGCTTCGACATCCTGGTCACCGCCGCTGGCGGCGGCACCACCGGCCAGGCCGGTGCGATCCGTCTGGGCATCGCCCGTGCGCTGGTCGAGTACGACGAAACCCTGAAGTCCGAGCTGCGCAAGGCTGGCTTCATGACCCGTGACGCCCGTGAAGTCGAGCGTAAGAAGGTCGGTCTGCATAAGGCCCGTCGCGCCACCCAGTTCTCCAAGCGCTGA
- the rplM gene encoding 50S ribosomal protein L13 gives MSTFTAKNETVQRDWYLVDAEGKTLGRLCTELARRLRGKHKPVYTPHVDTGDYLVVINAEKIVVTGKKLQDKMYHRFTGYIGNLKTESLAQALERHPERVIETAVKGMLPKGPLGRQMYRKLKVYAGTEHPHAAQQPQVLDI, from the coding sequence ATGAGCACTTTCACTGCCAAGAACGAGACCGTCCAGCGCGACTGGTACCTCGTCGACGCCGAGGGCAAGACCCTGGGCCGTCTCTGCACCGAGCTGGCCCGCCGTCTGCGTGGCAAGCACAAGCCGGTCTACACCCCGCACGTTGATACCGGCGACTACCTGGTCGTCATCAATGCAGAAAAGATTGTCGTCACCGGCAAGAAGCTGCAGGACAAGATGTATCACCGTTTCACCGGCTACATCGGCAACCTGAAGACCGAGTCCCTGGCTCAGGCGCTGGAGCGTCACCCGGAGCGCGTGATCGAGACCGCCGTCAAGGGCATGCTGCCGAAGGGCCCGCTGGGTCGCCAGATGTACCGCAAGCTCAAGGTCTACGCCGGCACTGAGCATCCGCACGCCGCACAGCAGCCGCAGGTTCTGGATATCTAA
- the coq7 gene encoding 2-polyprenyl-3-methyl-6-methoxy-1,4-benzoquinone monooxygenase produces MTVLRQTTPLDHLLTQAQRALDTVFGNPPAARPYPAADTDEPGMDSAERRHAAGLMRINHVGEVCAQGLYFGQAAVARDPATREHLLEAAQEETDHLAWCATRLGELDSRPSLFNPLWYAGSYTIGTLAGLRGDGWNLGFVVETERQVEAHLDEHLVDLPPGDLRSRAVIKVMKDDEARHAEHAEQAGARRLPFPIPGAMALASKVMKTIAYRI; encoded by the coding sequence ATGACCGTGCTCCGCCAGACCACCCCGCTGGACCATCTGCTGACCCAGGCGCAACGAGCCCTGGACACGGTCTTCGGCAATCCGCCGGCGGCCCGCCCCTACCCGGCCGCGGATACCGACGAGCCGGGCATGGACAGCGCCGAGCGCCGCCACGCGGCCGGCCTGATGCGGATCAACCACGTGGGCGAAGTCTGCGCACAGGGCCTGTACTTCGGCCAGGCCGCCGTGGCCCGCGACCCGGCCACGCGCGAACACCTGCTGGAAGCGGCACAGGAAGAAACCGACCACCTGGCGTGGTGCGCCACCCGGCTGGGCGAGCTGGACAGCCGCCCAAGCCTGTTCAACCCGCTGTGGTATGCCGGCAGCTACACCATCGGCACCCTGGCCGGGCTGCGCGGCGACGGCTGGAACCTGGGCTTCGTGGTCGAGACCGAGCGCCAGGTGGAGGCCCATCTGGACGAACACCTGGTCGACCTGCCCCCAGGCGACCTGCGCAGCCGCGCGGTCATCAAGGTGATGAAGGACGACGAGGCTCGCCACGCGGAGCACGCCGAGCAGGCCGGCGCACGCCGCCTGCCGTTCCCGATTCCGGGCGCGATGGCGCTGGCCTCCAAAGTGATGAAGACCATCGCTTACCGCATTTGA
- a CDS encoding DMT family transporter, translated as MPWIYLLLAGLFEIGFALGMKYSEGFSKPLPTAATVVSALISLYLMSQAMKSIPVGTAYAIWTGIGAMGVAVLGIYLFNDSASPARLACVGLIVAGVIGLKLVSPN; from the coding sequence ATGCCCTGGATCTACCTGCTGCTGGCCGGCCTGTTCGAGATCGGTTTCGCCCTCGGAATGAAGTACTCCGAAGGCTTCAGCAAACCCCTGCCCACCGCCGCCACGGTGGTGTCCGCGCTGATCAGCCTGTACCTGATGAGCCAGGCGATGAAGAGCATCCCGGTCGGCACGGCCTATGCGATCTGGACCGGCATCGGCGCCATGGGCGTGGCGGTGCTGGGCATCTACCTGTTCAACGACAGCGCGTCGCCGGCACGCCTGGCCTGCGTGGGCCTGATCGTGGCGGGTGTGATCGGCCTGAAGCTGGTCTCGCCGAACTAA
- the speD gene encoding adenosylmethionine decarboxylase has translation MVKPLPRLRLQGFNNLTKALSFNIYDVCYARTEEERQRYIEYIDEEYNADRLTQILTDVAEIIGANILNVARQDYDPQGASVTILISEEPVIDKKQAGKELISDAVVAHMDKSHITVHTYPETHPQEGIATFRADIDVATCGVISPLKALNYLIESLESDIVIMDYRVRGFTRDVKGKKHYIDHKINSIQNFLAKNIKSRYEMFDVNVYQENIFHTKMHLKDFDLDQYLFEEKAKNLSFKERMKIEALLKREIEELFHGRNLSE, from the coding sequence GTGGTCAAGCCGTTGCCTCGCCTGAGGCTGCAGGGTTTCAACAACCTCACCAAGGCGCTGAGCTTCAACATCTATGACGTGTGTTACGCGCGCACCGAAGAGGAGCGTCAGCGTTACATTGAATACATCGATGAAGAGTACAACGCCGACAGGCTGACTCAAATCTTGACCGATGTCGCTGAGATCATCGGCGCCAACATCCTCAACGTGGCCCGCCAGGATTACGATCCGCAGGGTGCCTCGGTGACGATCCTGATCTCCGAAGAACCGGTGATCGACAAGAAGCAGGCCGGCAAGGAGCTTATCTCCGATGCCGTGGTCGCGCACATGGACAAGTCGCACATCACCGTGCACACCTATCCGGAAACGCACCCGCAGGAAGGTATCGCGACCTTCCGCGCCGACATCGATGTGGCTACCTGTGGCGTCATTTCGCCGCTGAAGGCGCTGAACTACCTGATCGAGAGTCTGGAATCGGACATCGTGATCATGGACTACCGCGTGCGTGGCTTCACCCGCGATGTGAAGGGCAAGAAGCACTACATCGACCACAAGATCAACTCGATCCAGAACTTCCTGGCCAAGAACATCAAGTCGCGTTACGAGATGTTCGACGTCAACGTCTACCAGGAAAACATCTTCCACACGAAGATGCACCTGAAGGACTTCGACCTGGACCAGTACCTGTTCGAGGAGAAGGCCAAGAACCTGTCGTTCAAGGAACGCATGAAGATCGAAGCGCTGCTCAAGCGCGAGATCGAAGAGCTGTTCCACGGCCGGAACCTGTCCGAGTAA
- the crp gene encoding cAMP-activated global transcriptional regulator CRP, whose translation MRRGSAPIVSTVRLASSPLALDIATIDRFLAHSHRRRYPTRTDVFRPGDPAGTLYYVISGSVSIMAEEDDDRELVLGYFGAGEFVGEMGLFVESDRREVILRTRTACELAEISYERLHQLFLGPLSADAPRLLYALGQQISKRLLDTSRKASRLAFLDVTDRIVRTLHDLAQEPEAMSHPQGSQLRVSRQELARLVGCSREMAGRVLKKLQTDGLLHARGKTVVLYGTR comes from the coding sequence ATGCGCAGAGGGAGCGCTCCTATCGTGTCAACCGTGCGCCTAGCTAGCAGTCCACTGGCCCTGGATATCGCCACAATCGATCGTTTCCTGGCGCACAGCCACAGGCGGCGATACCCCACCCGTACCGACGTCTTCCGACCCGGTGACCCGGCGGGAACCCTGTATTACGTCATCAGCGGCTCGGTTTCGATCATGGCCGAGGAAGATGACGATCGCGAGCTGGTGCTGGGCTACTTCGGTGCCGGCGAGTTCGTCGGCGAGATGGGCCTGTTCGTTGAATCGGACCGCCGCGAGGTGATCCTGCGGACCCGTACCGCCTGCGAGCTGGCCGAAATCAGCTACGAACGCCTGCACCAGCTGTTCCTCGGCCCGCTGTCGGCCGATGCCCCGCGCCTGCTGTACGCGCTGGGCCAGCAGATCTCCAAGCGCCTGCTCGACACCAGCCGCAAGGCCAGTCGCCTGGCGTTCCTGGACGTCACTGACCGGATCGTGCGCACCCTGCACGACCTGGCACAGGAGCCGGAGGCGATGAGCCACCCGCAGGGCAGCCAGCTGCGCGTCTCGCGGCAGGAACTGGCCCGTCTGGTGGGTTGCTCGCGCGAAATGGCTGGCCGCGTGCTGAAGAAGCTGCAGACCGACGGCCTGCTGCATGCACGTGGCAAGACCGTGGTGCTGTACGGCACCCGTTGA
- a CDS encoding sulfite exporter TauE/SafE family protein: MELSSEFWWFILIGLGAQLVDGALGMAFGLVSSSVMLSMGLPPAQVSASIHTAEVFTTGASGVSHLAAGNVDKRLFLRLALPGAVGGAVGAYVLTQIPGDIIRPLIYLYLLVLAIIILARAAGRWMPKGEIRRVPVLGFFAGLLDASGGGGWGPVATSTLLARGGQARTTIGTVNAAEFIVTLTISATFLLSMGVQHLQIVAGLLIGGMMAAPVAAILVKRVKERWVLVAVGVLVLAISLFQIGHALTGYLAR, from the coding sequence ATGGAACTGAGCAGCGAATTCTGGTGGTTCATCCTCATCGGCCTCGGCGCACAGCTGGTGGACGGCGCTTTGGGCATGGCATTCGGCCTGGTGTCCTCGTCGGTGATGCTGAGCATGGGCCTGCCACCGGCACAGGTCAGCGCCAGCATCCACACTGCGGAAGTGTTCACCACCGGCGCCTCAGGTGTGTCGCACCTGGCAGCCGGCAATGTCGATAAGCGCCTGTTCCTGCGCCTGGCCCTGCCCGGCGCAGTCGGCGGTGCCGTGGGCGCCTACGTGCTCACCCAGATCCCTGGCGACATCATCCGGCCACTGATCTACCTGTACCTGCTGGTGCTGGCCATCATCATCCTGGCCCGCGCGGCCGGGCGCTGGATGCCCAAGGGCGAGATCCGCCGGGTGCCGGTGCTGGGCTTCTTCGCCGGCCTGCTCGATGCCAGCGGCGGCGGCGGCTGGGGGCCGGTGGCCACCTCCACCCTGCTCGCCCGTGGCGGCCAGGCGCGTACCACCATCGGTACGGTCAACGCGGCCGAGTTCATCGTCACCCTGACCATCTCGGCCACCTTCCTGCTGTCGATGGGCGTGCAGCACCTGCAGATCGTCGCCGGCCTGCTGATCGGCGGCATGATGGCCGCGCCGGTGGCGGCGATCCTGGTCAAGCGGGTGAAGGAGCGCTGGGTGCTGGTGGCCGTCGGCGTGCTGGTGCTGGCCATCAGCCTGTTCCAGATCGGACATGCGCTGACCGGGTATCTGGCGCGCTGA
- a CDS encoding haloacid dehalogenase-like hydrolase has translation MKTHYPTPREDAPLVVFDFDHTLYDGDSGTHLFASLIKRNPLRMLAALLVTPIAGPLVAMLPTRRTGISVYVWIGSFGLHRARDFNKVIDAYVLRNEAQMRAKLLPQALEVFAAHRAKGDRVVVATGAPPELARAILAFVAHQDVPVIGTEVGPRLGGVGPTRHCHNEEKMRMLRERGYGDIDIAYSDSTADLPLLLAAKAPVVVNPKPGRVEFFRRVLPAGTRILNWGCVDRGGDKA, from the coding sequence ATGAAAACGCACTATCCAACGCCGCGCGAGGATGCGCCGCTGGTGGTCTTCGACTTCGACCACACCCTGTACGACGGCGATTCGGGCACGCATCTGTTCGCTTCGCTGATCAAGCGCAATCCGCTGCGGATGCTGGCGGCGCTGCTGGTCACCCCGATCGCCGGGCCGCTGGTGGCGATGCTGCCAACCCGCCGTACCGGCATTTCGGTCTATGTGTGGATCGGCAGTTTCGGCCTGCACCGTGCGCGCGATTTCAACAAGGTCATCGACGCCTATGTGCTGCGCAATGAGGCGCAGATGCGCGCCAAGCTGCTGCCGCAGGCGCTGGAGGTGTTCGCCGCGCACCGTGCCAAGGGGGACCGCGTGGTGGTCGCCACCGGCGCGCCACCGGAACTTGCACGCGCGATCCTGGCCTTCGTGGCCCATCAGGACGTGCCGGTGATCGGTACCGAGGTCGGCCCGCGGCTGGGCGGTGTTGGCCCGACCCGCCACTGCCACAACGAAGAAAAGATGCGCATGCTGCGCGAGCGCGGCTACGGCGATATCGACATCGCCTACTCCGACAGCACCGCCGACCTGCCGCTGCTGCTGGCGGCGAAGGCGCCGGTCGTGGTCAACCCGAAACCGGGCCGCGTGGAGTTCTTCCGCCGCGTGCTGCCGGCCGGTACCCGCATCCTCAACTGGGGTTGCGTCGACCGCGGCGGCGACAAGGCCTGA
- the trpC gene encoding indole-3-glycerol phosphate synthase TrpC, whose translation MSDILQTILARKAEEVAQRRAQRPLEDLQVAVASAPPVRGFVRALQAAVANGDPAVIAEVKKASPSKGVIRPDFRPADIAVSYEFGGASCLSVLTDVDFFQGADAYLQQARDACTLPVLRKDFVIDAYQVYEARVLGADCILLIVAALDDTQLATLSELAMSLGMDVLVEVHDIDELERALQVPAPMIGINNRNLRTFEVSLQTTLDMQKAVPRDRLLVTESGILGPQDVALMRDAGIHSFLVGEAFMRVEEPGEGLRQLFFAA comes from the coding sequence ATGAGCGACATCCTGCAGACGATCCTGGCCCGCAAGGCCGAAGAAGTGGCCCAGCGCCGTGCCCAGCGTCCCCTCGAGGACCTGCAGGTCGCCGTGGCCAGCGCCCCGCCGGTACGTGGCTTCGTGCGCGCGCTGCAGGCGGCGGTGGCCAACGGCGACCCGGCGGTGATCGCCGAGGTGAAGAAGGCCAGCCCGTCCAAGGGCGTGATCCGCCCGGATTTCCGCCCGGCCGACATCGCGGTCAGCTATGAGTTCGGCGGCGCCAGCTGCCTGTCGGTGCTGACCGATGTGGACTTCTTCCAGGGTGCTGATGCCTACCTGCAGCAGGCCCGTGACGCCTGCACGCTGCCGGTGCTGCGCAAGGACTTCGTGATCGACGCCTACCAGGTGTATGAGGCGCGTGTGCTGGGTGCCGACTGCATCCTGCTGATCGTCGCCGCGCTGGACGACACGCAGTTGGCCACGCTGTCCGAACTGGCGATGTCGCTGGGCATGGACGTACTGGTGGAAGTGCACGACATCGACGAGCTGGAGCGTGCGCTGCAGGTGCCGGCACCGATGATCGGCATCAACAACCGCAACCTGCGCACCTTCGAGGTGTCGCTGCAGACCACGCTGGACATGCAGAAGGCGGTGCCGCGCGATCGCCTGCTGGTCACCGAGAGCGGCATCCTCGGCCCGCAGGACGTGGCGCTGATGCGCGACGCCGGCATCCACTCGTTCCTGGTGGGCGAGGCCTTCATGCGCGTGGAAGAGCCGGGCGAGGGCCTGCGTCAGCTATTCTTCGCGGCATGA
- the trpD gene encoding anthranilate phosphoribosyltransferase yields the protein MSFSPQEALQRTIEHREIFFDEMVDLMRQIMRGDVSPMMTAAILTGLRVKKETIDEIAAAATVMREFALAVPVADSTHLVDIVGTGGDGSHTFNISTCAMFVAAAAGARVAKHGNRSVSSKSGSADAVEALGAAIELQPAQVAAAIEQTGIGFMFAPIHHPSMKVVAPVRREMGVRTIFNILGPLTNPASAPSVLMGVFHPDLVGIQARVLRELGTERAMVVWGRDNMDEISLGAGTLVGELRDGKVREYEIHPEDFGIAMSASRNLRVDGPEQSIAMLRAVLDNTPGPALDIVALNAGAALYVAGVASDIGDGLARARAAIANGSARQRLQQYVDTTRTLVA from the coding sequence ATGAGCTTCTCCCCCCAGGAAGCCCTGCAACGCACCATCGAACACCGCGAAATCTTCTTCGACGAAATGGTCGACCTGATGCGGCAGATCATGCGCGGCGACGTGTCGCCGATGATGACCGCTGCCATCCTCACCGGCCTGCGCGTGAAGAAGGAAACCATCGATGAGATCGCCGCGGCGGCCACCGTAATGCGCGAGTTCGCGCTGGCGGTGCCGGTGGCTGACAGCACCCACCTGGTCGACATCGTCGGCACCGGTGGCGATGGCTCGCACACGTTCAACATCTCTACCTGCGCGATGTTCGTCGCGGCTGCCGCCGGCGCGCGCGTGGCCAAGCATGGCAACCGCAGCGTGTCGTCCAAGTCCGGCAGCGCCGATGCAGTCGAAGCGCTGGGTGCGGCCATCGAGTTGCAGCCGGCACAGGTGGCCGCGGCCATCGAACAGACCGGCATCGGCTTCATGTTCGCGCCGATCCACCATCCGTCGATGAAGGTCGTTGCGCCGGTCCGCCGCGAGATGGGCGTGCGCACCATCTTCAACATCCTTGGCCCGCTGACCAACCCGGCCAGCGCACCGTCGGTGCTGATGGGCGTGTTCCACCCCGATTTAGTGGGTATCCAGGCGCGGGTGCTGCGCGAGCTGGGCACCGAGCGCGCCATGGTGGTCTGGGGCCGCGACAACATGGACGAGATCTCGCTGGGCGCCGGCACTCTGGTTGGCGAACTGCGCGACGGCAAGGTGCGCGAGTACGAGATCCACCCGGAGGACTTCGGCATCGCCATGTCGGCCAGCCGCAACCTGCGCGTGGACGGCCCGGAGCAGTCCATTGCCATGCTGCGTGCGGTGCTGGACAACACCCCCGGCCCGGCGCTGGACATCGTGGCCCTGAACGCAGGCGCCGCGCTGTACGTGGCCGGCGTGGCCAGCGACATCGGCGACGGCCTGGCCCGCGCCCGTGCCGCCATCGCCAACGGCAGCGCCCGTCAGCGCCTGCAGCAGTACGTTGACACCACCCGCACGCTGGTAGCCTGA
- a CDS encoding anthranilate synthase component II, with translation MLWMIDNYDSFTYNLVQYLQTLGAEVKVVRNDAMSVDEIAAQKPERIVISPGPCTPNEAGVSLALIERLGPTTPILGVCLGHQGIGQVYGGTVIRAGNIMHGKTSPIRHEGKGVFAGLPDRYQATRYHSLVVDKHSLPDALEVTAWTENDDGSIEEIMGLRHRQFPVEGVQFHPESILTEHGHALLRNFLQRPAA, from the coding sequence ATGTTGTGGATGATCGACAACTACGACAGCTTCACCTACAACCTCGTGCAGTACCTGCAGACGCTGGGTGCCGAGGTGAAGGTGGTGCGCAACGATGCGATGAGCGTGGACGAGATCGCCGCGCAGAAGCCCGAACGCATCGTCATCTCGCCCGGCCCGTGCACGCCCAACGAAGCGGGCGTGTCGCTGGCGCTGATCGAGCGCCTGGGACCGACCACGCCGATCCTCGGCGTCTGCCTGGGCCACCAGGGCATCGGCCAGGTCTACGGCGGCACGGTCATCCGCGCCGGCAACATCATGCACGGCAAGACCTCGCCCATCCGCCATGAAGGCAAGGGCGTGTTCGCCGGCCTGCCGGACCGCTACCAGGCCACCCGCTACCACTCGCTGGTGGTGGACAAGCACAGCCTGCCCGACGCGCTGGAAGTGACCGCCTGGACCGAGAACGACGACGGCTCGATCGAAGAGATCATGGGCCTGCGCCACCGCCAGTTCCCGGTGGAAGGCGTGCAGTTCCACCCCGAATCCATCCTCACCGAACACGGCCACGCCCTGCTGCGTAATTTCCTGCAGCGTCCGGCGGCCTGA
- a CDS encoding SIMPL domain-containing protein, protein MKLLSALLWSSLLATMAPSAWAQANTIPSQPHLLVKGEARRVVMPDRFGLQLNIEETDMDADAARRRVQDNVARVLALFKQYKAVEGSVRADNLRIGPATRFEQSRQVFMGTQVSRQLRASFASVKQMQDVLGALKANENVQVSSVAPTYSGEVALRRELKGEAAAKTRESAQGLAKAYGTKVRGLYSISDVAPNFAYGIQAGQWPQLGEDGEYLDRISVTGSYAPASAPAPAERESIEAGPITYTENVYAIFLISDGT, encoded by the coding sequence ATGAAGCTGCTGAGCGCATTGCTGTGGTCGTCACTGCTGGCCACGATGGCCCCGTCTGCGTGGGCGCAGGCCAACACCATTCCCTCGCAGCCGCACCTGCTGGTGAAGGGCGAGGCGCGCCGCGTGGTGATGCCGGACCGGTTCGGCCTGCAGTTGAACATCGAAGAGACCGACATGGATGCGGATGCAGCGCGCCGCCGCGTGCAGGACAACGTTGCCCGCGTGCTGGCGCTGTTCAAGCAGTACAAGGCGGTGGAAGGCAGCGTACGTGCGGACAACCTGCGGATCGGTCCGGCAACCCGCTTTGAGCAGAGCCGGCAGGTCTTCATGGGTACCCAGGTGTCGCGCCAGTTGCGCGCCAGCTTCGCCAGCGTGAAGCAGATGCAGGACGTGCTGGGTGCGCTGAAGGCCAATGAGAACGTGCAGGTCAGCAGTGTTGCCCCGACCTACTCGGGCGAAGTGGCGCTGCGCCGCGAGCTCAAGGGCGAGGCCGCGGCCAAGACCCGCGAGTCCGCGCAGGGGCTGGCCAAGGCCTATGGAACAAAAGTGCGCGGCCTGTACAGCATCTCCGATGTGGCGCCGAACTTTGCCTATGGCATCCAGGCCGGGCAATGGCCGCAGCTGGGCGAGGATGGTGAGTATCTCGACAGGATCTCGGTGACCGGCAGCTACGCACCGGCCTCGGCGCCGGCGCCCGCTGAACGCGAATCCATCGAAGCCGGCCCCATCACCTACACCGAAAACGTATACGCCATTTTCCTGATAAGCGACGGAACCTGA
- the trpE gene encoding anthranilate synthase component I translates to MNSHAQFLQQAAEGHTHIPVVREVLSDLDTPLSVYLKLADGPNTYLFESVEGGERFGRYSIIGLPARRVYAFHGHTLTVREDGQVVDTREVADPFAEVEALRSAHSVPKLEGLPGFTGGLVGWFGFECIGYIEPRLAPPAGRDELGTPDILLLDSNELAVFDNLKGRLYLIVHADPRVEGAFEQALARLDALTAKLRAPGAGYPAPLNSDVLDESDFVSGFTREGFVDAVQRSKEYIRAGDIFQVVLSQRLSVPFKARPVDVYRALRALNPSPYMYFLDVGDLQVVGSSPEILVRLQDGEVTVRPIAGTRPRGATPELDQALEAELLADPKERAEHLMLIDLGRNDAGRVSKAGTVEVGEQFVIERYSHVMHIVSEVTGQLQPGLSYADVLRATFPAGTVSGAPKIRALEVIRELEPIKRNVYAGSIGYIGWHGDADTAIAIRTAVIKDGRLYVQAGAGIVYDSDPDKEWDETMNKGRALFRAVAQAAKGL, encoded by the coding sequence TTGAACTCGCACGCTCAGTTTCTGCAGCAGGCCGCTGAAGGCCACACCCATATTCCCGTTGTCCGCGAAGTGCTGTCCGACCTGGACACGCCGCTTTCGGTCTATCTGAAGCTCGCCGACGGCCCCAATACCTACCTGTTTGAATCCGTCGAAGGCGGCGAGCGCTTTGGTCGTTACTCGATCATCGGCCTGCCGGCACGTCGCGTGTACGCCTTCCACGGCCACACCCTGACCGTGCGCGAGGATGGCCAGGTGGTCGACACCCGCGAAGTGGCCGATCCCTTCGCCGAAGTCGAGGCGCTTCGCAGCGCCCACTCGGTACCGAAGCTGGAAGGCCTGCCGGGCTTCACCGGTGGCCTGGTCGGCTGGTTCGGTTTCGAGTGCATTGGCTACATCGAACCGCGCCTGGCCCCGCCGGCCGGCCGCGACGAGCTGGGCACGCCGGACATCCTGCTGCTGGACTCCAACGAGCTGGCGGTGTTCGACAACCTCAAAGGCCGGCTGTACCTGATCGTGCATGCCGACCCGCGTGTCGAGGGTGCGTTCGAGCAGGCGCTGGCACGCCTGGATGCATTGACCGCCAAGCTGCGCGCACCGGGTGCCGGCTATCCCGCACCGCTCAACAGCGACGTGCTGGACGAGTCCGATTTCGTCTCCGGCTTCACCCGCGAAGGCTTCGTCGATGCGGTCCAGCGCAGCAAGGAATACATCCGTGCCGGCGACATCTTCCAGGTGGTGCTCAGCCAGCGCCTGAGCGTGCCGTTCAAGGCGCGCCCGGTGGATGTGTACCGCGCGCTGCGTGCACTGAATCCCTCGCCGTACATGTACTTCCTGGATGTCGGCGACCTGCAGGTGGTCGGTTCCTCGCCGGAAATCCTGGTGCGTTTGCAGGATGGTGAAGTGACCGTGCGCCCGATCGCCGGCACCCGCCCGCGCGGTGCCACGCCCGAACTGGATCAGGCGCTGGAAGCCGAGCTGCTGGCCGATCCGAAGGAGCGCGCCGAGCACCTGATGCTGATCGACCTTGGCCGCAACGACGCCGGTCGTGTTTCGAAGGCCGGCACCGTGGAAGTGGGCGAGCAGTTCGTGATCGAACGCTATAGCCACGTCATGCACATCGTCAGCGAAGTGACCGGGCAGCTGCAGCCGGGCCTGAGCTACGCCGACGTGCTGCGCGCCACCTTCCCGGCCGGTACGGTCAGCGGTGCGCCGAAGATCCGCGCGCTGGAAGTGATCCGCGAGCTGGAACCGATCAAGCGCAATGTCTACGCCGGCAGCATCGGCTACATCGGCTGGCACGGCGATGCCGATACCGCGATCGCGATCCGCACCGCGGTGATCAAGGATGGCCGCCTGTATGTGCAGGCCGGTGCCGGCATCGTCTACGACTCGGACCCGGACAAGGAATGGGACGAGACGATGAACAAGGGCCGCGCGCTGTTCCGCGCCGTCGCCCAGGCCGCCAAGGGCCTGTGA